In Limnochordia bacterium, the following proteins share a genomic window:
- the groL gene encoding chaperonin GroEL (60 kDa chaperone family; promotes refolding of misfolded polypeptides especially under stressful conditions; forms two stacked rings of heptamers to form a barrel-shaped 14mer; ends can be capped by GroES; misfolded proteins enter the barrel where they are refolded when GroES binds), with protein sequence MERGVNQLADAVKVTLGPKGRYVILERKYGSPTITNDGVTIARDIELEDKFENMGAQLVKEVATKTNDVAGDGTTTATVLAQAMIKEGLKNVAAGANPMLLKRGMDKAASLVVDEVKKLAQSVETKEAIAQVASISAGDEEIGNLVAEAMEKVGRDGVITVEESQGIGMTLDVVEGMQFDRGYISPYMVTNKDSMEAILDDAYVLITDKKISAAADLLPVLEKIVSAGRPLLIIAEDVEAEALATLVVNKIRGTLNVVAVKAPGFGDRRKAMLEDIAVVTGGQVISEDMGLKLENTSLDMLGKARQIRVDKDDTIIVDGAGSADDIKGRIAQIRREIDNTDSDYDQEKLQERLAKLAGGVAVIGVGAATETELKAKKHQVEDALSATRAAVEEGIVPGGGVALLQAAGVLQNVELTGDEATGANIIAKALEEPTRMIANNAGVEGAIVVEEVRKAAKGTGYNAATGEYVDMVKAGIIDPAKVTRSALENATSISGMFLTTEVLIAEEEEDLPPMPPGGGMSPDMMY encoded by the coding sequence ATGGAGCGCGGCGTCAATCAGCTTGCAGACGCAGTTAAGGTCACCTTAGGACCCAAGGGCCGATATGTCATTTTAGAGCGAAAATATGGTTCACCAACGATTACTAACGATGGTGTCACCATCGCACGGGATATTGAACTTGAGGATAAGTTTGAGAATATGGGTGCCCAATTGGTTAAGGAAGTAGCGACAAAGACCAATGATGTAGCGGGAGATGGTACCACCACCGCAACGGTTCTTGCCCAGGCGATGATCAAGGAAGGTCTTAAGAACGTTGCTGCAGGAGCTAATCCCATGCTTCTTAAAAGAGGTATGGATAAGGCAGCTAGTCTGGTTGTAGACGAAGTGAAGAAACTAGCACAGTCGGTAGAAACCAAGGAAGCCATTGCCCAGGTGGCTAGCATTTCCGCAGGTGATGAGGAGATTGGAAACCTAGTAGCCGAGGCCATGGAGAAGGTCGGCCGTGATGGTGTGATTACCGTTGAGGAATCCCAGGGAATTGGCATGACCTTGGATGTGGTGGAAGGAATGCAGTTTGATCGGGGATACATTTCTCCGTATATGGTAACCAATAAGGATAGTATGGAAGCGATCCTTGATGATGCTTACGTACTCATTACAGATAAGAAGATCAGTGCCGCTGCTGACTTACTACCTGTGCTGGAGAAAATCGTCTCAGCTGGTCGTCCACTGTTGATTATTGCTGAGGATGTAGAGGCCGAAGCCTTAGCCACTCTAGTGGTGAACAAGATTCGGGGTACATTGAATGTAGTAGCAGTCAAGGCTCCTGGTTTTGGCGATCGACGGAAGGCGATGCTTGAGGATATTGCTGTAGTTACCGGTGGTCAAGTGATTTCCGAGGATATGGGTCTGAAGCTGGAGAACACCAGTTTGGATATGCTCGGCAAAGCTCGTCAGATCCGTGTGGACAAGGATGATACCATTATTGTTGATGGTGCTGGTTCTGCCGATGACATCAAGGGCAGAATCGCCCAAATCCGTCGGGAGATCGATAACACCGATTCCGATTATGATCAAGAGAAACTCCAAGAGCGTTTGGCCAAACTAGCCGGTGGTGTCGCAGTAATTGGCGTAGGCGCGGCAACAGAGACTGAGCTGAAAGCGAAGAAGCACCAGGTTGAGGATGCCTTGTCCGCGACCCGGGCTGCCGTTGAGGAAGGAATTGTTCCCGGTGGCGGTGTTGCATTGCTTCAGGCGGCGGGAGTGCTTCAGAACGTAGAGCTTACCGGTGATGAAGCCACAGGCGCGAACATTATTGCCAAGGCCCTTGAGGAACCAACCCGGATGATTGCCAACAATGCCGGTGTTGAGGGCGCCATTGTTGTTGAGGAAGTGCGGAAGGCTGCTAAGGGTACAGGCTATAATGCGGCAACCGGTGAGTATGTTGACATGGTGAAGGCCGGGATTATTGACCCTGCTAAGGTCACCCGTAGCGCATTGGAGAACGCCACCAGTATTTCCGGCATGTTCCTGACTACTGAAGTATTGATTGCCGAAGAGGAAGAGGATCTACCACCGATGCCTCCGGGTGGTGGCATGTCCCCTGATATGATGTATTAA
- the hpt gene encoding hypoxanthine phosphoribosyltransferase — MVDDQSIKVLISQEDLHERIKEMGAQLTEDYRDGNLFVVGILKGAFVFMADLIRSIDLPLEVDFVAISSYGSGTKQTGVVRILKDLDSTIEGKDVLIVEDIIDSGLTLKYLVENLSSRKPRSLRICTLLDKPERREVDISTDYTGFVIPNLFVVGYGLDHDQIYRNLPYVGIV; from the coding sequence ATGGTCGATGATCAAAGCATTAAGGTATTGATTTCACAAGAAGATTTGCACGAGCGAATCAAGGAAATGGGAGCACAGCTAACCGAGGATTACCGGGATGGGAATCTGTTTGTCGTTGGGATTCTGAAAGGGGCCTTTGTGTTCATGGCGGATTTGATCCGGAGTATTGATCTGCCTTTAGAAGTGGACTTTGTGGCTATCTCAAGCTATGGCTCAGGCACAAAACAGACCGGTGTTGTGCGGATCCTAAAAGATCTAGATAGTACGATCGAAGGCAAGGACGTTCTCATCGTGGAGGATATTATCGATTCAGGACTTACCTTAAAATATCTGGTGGAAAACCTTAGCTCCAGGAAGCCTAGAAGCCTTCGCATCTGCACTCTGCTGGACAAGCCCGAGCGGCGTGAAGTGGATATTTCCACAGACTACACAGGGTTTGTGATTCCAAACCTGTTTGTTGTTGGATATGGATTGGACCACGATCAAATCTATCGGAATCTTCCTTATGTTGGCATCGTATAA
- the guaA gene encoding glutamine-hydrolyzing GMP synthase, whose translation MFVSAGQQIIDVIDFGGRQSRLVARKLREQDVYCRIVWHTKAFASLADPSVKGAVFCGEFEDPRAQGKIVKDVYSEISRVEKPILAVGAAGYALLADDGVGCVPNPFGKTDALITLDAGVPLFAGLAKGKYVAKLPFTVPPTKSRLVAIGWDEQKRPVAFADTASELFIVLPGFDQATEESLVGSFAKQICGCRDDWTVAAFIDWQVAQIREQVGQGRVVCGLSGGVDSSVTAALVHRALGDQLVCIFVDHGLMRKNEPEEVIKALRDEFAVKLIHVDAKERFLSRLVGVTDPEQKRKIIGEEFIRVFEEEARRLGNVSYLAQGTIYPDVLESSTDGKLAVKSHHNVGGLPERMGFELVEPLKDLFKDEVREVGLALGLPREMVFRHPFPGPGLAVRIIGEITEEKLEVLKEADAVFIDELHKAELYDEIWQAFAVLTDTRTVGVHAGRRTYGRTVILRAVNSEDAMEADWSRIDLEVLARVSERILREVPQINRVCYDISPKPPATIEWE comes from the coding sequence ATGTTCGTGAGCGCAGGACAACAAATCATAGATGTCATCGATTTTGGCGGGCGGCAAAGCCGGCTGGTGGCGCGTAAACTTCGAGAACAGGATGTATATTGCCGGATTGTTTGGCATACCAAAGCCTTTGCCTCTTTGGCTGACCCGAGTGTGAAAGGGGCCGTTTTTTGTGGGGAATTTGAAGATCCCAGGGCACAAGGCAAGATCGTAAAGGACGTATACTCTGAGATAAGCAGGGTGGAAAAACCAATTCTTGCTGTGGGAGCCGCGGGGTATGCTCTTCTTGCTGATGATGGAGTTGGGTGTGTGCCCAATCCTTTTGGGAAGACCGATGCGCTGATTACTCTAGATGCAGGGGTGCCCCTTTTTGCGGGGTTAGCCAAGGGCAAATATGTGGCCAAGTTGCCCTTTACTGTGCCACCTACCAAATCGCGTCTTGTTGCCATTGGCTGGGATGAGCAAAAACGGCCGGTGGCATTTGCTGACACCGCATCAGAGCTTTTTATTGTATTACCAGGATTTGACCAAGCCACCGAGGAGTCGCTCGTGGGTAGCTTCGCCAAGCAGATCTGTGGATGCCGGGATGACTGGACGGTTGCGGCTTTCATTGATTGGCAGGTGGCCCAGATTCGGGAGCAAGTAGGTCAAGGACGGGTCGTGTGTGGATTAAGCGGTGGTGTAGATTCGTCGGTCACTGCAGCCTTAGTCCATCGGGCCTTAGGGGACCAACTGGTTTGCATTTTTGTGGATCACGGTCTGATGCGCAAGAACGAACCCGAGGAAGTGATTAAGGCCTTGCGGGATGAGTTTGCGGTTAAACTGATTCATGTGGATGCCAAAGAGCGGTTCTTAAGTCGCTTGGTCGGAGTGACTGATCCCGAGCAGAAGAGAAAGATTATCGGTGAAGAGTTCATTCGCGTCTTTGAAGAAGAGGCCAGAAGATTAGGGAACGTGAGCTATTTGGCCCAAGGAACAATCTATCCGGATGTGCTAGAAAGTAGTACCGATGGAAAGCTCGCAGTGAAATCCCACCATAATGTGGGTGGCCTACCGGAGCGAATGGGATTTGAACTGGTTGAGCCCTTGAAGGATCTGTTCAAGGATGAGGTACGGGAGGTTGGCCTTGCATTGGGATTACCAAGAGAGATGGTCTTTCGACATCCCTTTCCTGGTCCCGGCCTGGCGGTGCGCATCATCGGTGAGATTACCGAGGAGAAACTTGAGGTGCTTAAGGAAGCCGATGCAGTCTTCATTGACGAACTACATAAAGCAGAGCTTTATGATGAGATCTGGCAGGCTTTTGCTGTCCTTACAGATACCAGGACTGTGGGGGTGCATGCGGGAAGAAGAACCTATGGCAGGACGGTGATCCTTCGCGCAGTTAACAGCGAGGATGCCATGGAGGCCGATTGGTCTCGGATTGATTTGGAGGTGCTAGCCCGGGTTAGTGAGCGAATTCTAAGGGAAGTACCCCAGATTAACCGGGTGTGCTATGATATCAGTCCGAAACCACCGGCAACTATTGAATGGGAGTAG
- the hisD gene encoding histidinol dehydrogenase has protein sequence MIRVVDTTISSPAEILKTVRRPAPDEMEVSPRVMAKTQQIFQRALTPKEAVTQIVSDIRTKGDEALLDYARRIDGVELTASSMWVTQDELAQAKEEVSDEFLDALTLAVERIRSYHRQQLPNSWWNTDAKGVILGQKYTPLRVIGAYVPGGTAPLVSSLLMSCIPAQVAGVKEIVVATPAHAQGGIDPHILTAAEYLGIERVLKIGGAQAIAALAFGTETVPQVDKIVGPGNIFVTLAKKQVFGHVGIDMLAGPSEIMIIADEGANPVWVAADLLSQAEHDTDAAAVLVTPVRSLGEQVQRELAKQVDLLGRKEWALEALKRWGLIVYTKDLIEAAEVANLFAPEHLELCVADPFGYLEHIHNAGAIFLGNHTSESLGDYVAGPNHILPTNGSARFSSCLDVFAFVKRSSIIYYTEEALGAHGPKAAKLADVEGLQAHANAVRIRLDKGGA, from the coding sequence ATGATTAGAGTGGTGGATACAACGATAAGCTCGCCTGCTGAGATACTAAAGACGGTCAGAAGGCCGGCGCCCGATGAGATGGAGGTATCCCCTCGGGTGATGGCCAAGACCCAGCAGATTTTCCAAAGGGCCCTAACCCCCAAGGAAGCAGTAACCCAGATTGTCTCCGATATACGGACCAAGGGCGATGAGGCCCTTTTGGACTATGCCCGGCGGATTGATGGCGTAGAGCTTACCGCAAGTAGCATGTGGGTTACCCAAGATGAACTGGCCCAAGCCAAAGAAGAGGTATCGGATGAGTTCTTAGATGCCTTAACACTGGCTGTTGAGCGAATCCGCAGCTATCATCGCCAGCAGCTTCCCAATTCCTGGTGGAACACTGATGCCAAAGGCGTCATTCTGGGTCAGAAATACACTCCTTTGCGGGTGATTGGGGCTTACGTGCCAGGGGGTACTGCGCCCTTGGTTTCCAGTCTTTTGATGAGCTGTATTCCAGCCCAAGTAGCCGGTGTAAAGGAGATCGTTGTAGCTACACCTGCCCATGCCCAGGGAGGTATTGATCCTCATATCCTTACCGCTGCTGAGTATTTGGGCATCGAGCGAGTACTGAAAATAGGGGGAGCCCAAGCTATTGCGGCCCTAGCCTTTGGGACGGAGACGGTTCCTCAAGTGGATAAGATCGTAGGACCGGGAAACATCTTTGTTACCCTCGCGAAAAAACAGGTTTTCGGCCATGTGGGGATCGATATGCTCGCAGGCCCTAGTGAGATCATGATTATTGCTGATGAGGGTGCCAATCCCGTGTGGGTAGCCGCGGATCTACTGTCCCAGGCAGAACATGATACGGATGCCGCAGCGGTCTTGGTGACCCCTGTGCGGAGCCTAGGCGAGCAGGTACAAAGGGAACTGGCCAAGCAGGTAGATCTGCTTGGTAGAAAAGAGTGGGCCTTGGAAGCTTTGAAACGTTGGGGCTTGATCGTTTATACTAAGGATCTCATAGAGGCTGCAGAGGTAGCCAACCTGTTTGCACCAGAGCATTTGGAGCTTTGCGTGGCTGATCCCTTTGGCTATTTAGAGCACATTCATAACGCAGGGGCCATTTTCCTAGGTAACCATACTTCGGAATCTTTGGGCGATTACGTTGCGGGACCGAACCATATCCTACCCACCAACGGGTCGGCGAGGTTTAGTTCATGCCTTGATGTTTTCGCCTTTGTCAAACGCTCCAGCATTATTTATTATACCGAAGAAGCATTGGGTGCCCACGGACCCAAGGCAGCGAAACTAGCCGATGTAGAAGGGTTACAGGCCCACGCCAATGCAGTACGAATCCGTCTCGACAAAGGGGGGGCCTAA
- the hisB gene encoding imidazoleglycerol-phosphate dehydratase HisB, which yields MERVAQIDRKTKETDVKLSLNIDGIGKHQIDTGIGFFDHMLASFAKHGRFDLLLTVKGDLEVDSHHTVEDVGLCLGGAFSEALGDKENITRFGQACVPMDEALVLAAVDLCGRGFYFGELAGLEEAPLGSMDGQLIPEFFRSLAYRGGITLHVRVLCGANWHHVAEAAFKAVALALRQACSRDDSAGVPSTKGTLD from the coding sequence GTGGAACGCGTAGCACAAATAGATCGGAAGACCAAGGAGACTGACGTAAAGCTGTCTTTGAACATTGATGGAATTGGCAAGCATCAGATCGATACAGGAATTGGCTTTTTTGATCATATGCTGGCTTCCTTTGCCAAGCATGGACGGTTTGATCTTCTCCTAACGGTCAAAGGGGATCTGGAAGTTGACTCCCACCATACGGTGGAGGATGTGGGGCTTTGTCTTGGTGGGGCCTTTAGCGAAGCCCTTGGGGATAAGGAGAACATTACCCGATTTGGCCAGGCCTGTGTTCCCATGGATGAAGCCTTGGTGCTAGCAGCTGTTGACCTGTGTGGCCGTGGCTTTTACTTTGGTGAGCTTGCGGGATTGGAGGAGGCGCCTTTGGGCTCTATGGACGGTCAGCTGATTCCTGAGTTCTTTCGTTCTCTAGCCTACCGGGGCGGGATCACTTTACATGTGCGTGTACTTTGTGGGGCTAATTGGCACCATGTAGCAGAAGCAGCCTTTAAGGCCGTTGCCTTAGCCTTGCGTCAGGCGTGTAGTCGAGATGATTCCGCCGGGGTACCCTCGACCAAGGGGACATTGGATTAG
- the hisA gene encoding 1-(5-phosphoribosyl)-5-[(5-phosphoribosylamino)methylideneamino]imidazole-4-carboxamide isomerase produces the protein MQVIPAIDLREGKCVRLLQGDPNQQTIYSDDPLSVAREFEVAGAALLHVVDLDGAFSGSSKNLTVIEAIAEEISIPIQVGGGIRSLQAIRRVLDTGASRVILGTIAQRQPELVGEACQLYGERIVVGIDAKDGQVAVSGWQEGTDVSAYELGLSMKNLGVKTIIFTDIARDGMLTGPNYQSLEEMLKLGVSIIASGGVSSLDDLMRLAQLASQGLVGAIVGKALYDGRFDLQSAIALIQQSKKQ, from the coding sequence GTGCAGGTAATACCAGCCATTGATTTGCGCGAAGGAAAATGCGTGCGATTATTACAAGGGGATCCCAATCAACAAACGATTTACAGTGATGATCCCCTCTCCGTTGCCCGGGAATTTGAGGTGGCAGGAGCCGCGCTTTTGCATGTGGTGGATCTGGATGGGGCCTTCAGCGGTTCATCCAAGAACCTAACAGTTATTGAAGCAATTGCAGAGGAAATATCAATTCCCATCCAGGTAGGGGGTGGGATTAGAAGCCTACAGGCTATAAGAAGGGTCCTTGATACCGGTGCCAGTCGGGTCATTTTGGGTACCATCGCCCAAAGACAGCCGGAGCTTGTGGGTGAGGCTTGTCAGTTATACGGTGAACGGATTGTGGTTGGCATTGATGCCAAGGATGGACAGGTGGCAGTATCCGGTTGGCAGGAGGGCACCGATGTATCTGCCTATGAACTGGGTCTTAGCATGAAAAATCTAGGTGTTAAGACAATTATCTTTACCGATATTGCCAGAGATGGGATGCTAACAGGACCGAACTACCAAAGCCTTGAGGAAATGCTTAAACTAGGTGTTTCCATTATCGCTTCCGGTGGCGTCTCTTCCCTAGATGATCTAATGCGGCTAGCCCAATTAGCATCCCAAGGACTGGTTGGTGCCATTGTGGGGAAAGCATTGTATGATGGCAGATTTGATCTTCAATCGGCCATTGCCCTCATCCAACAATCCAAAAAGCAGTAG
- the hisI gene encoding phosphoribosyl-AMP cyclohydrolase: MNIEDLKFKDDLIPAIIQDYQNGEILMLAYMNPESVKRTLETKRTWFWSRSRQKYWMKGESSGHVQIVKEVITDCDQDTLLIKVEQVGPGACHTGHRSCFHHPLGEGTPDTIGEVTFDVNAVYGKENVLEKLYENIKEGDLEKINTRLLDVAGKIVAGEDSPKDLICHSSELLLGLLSLLKARQISVDELLVELNTRDL, encoded by the coding sequence ATGAATATAGAAGATCTTAAGTTCAAAGATGATCTGATTCCAGCGATTATCCAGGATTATCAAAACGGCGAGATCCTAATGCTGGCATACATGAACCCGGAGTCGGTAAAGAGAACCTTAGAGACAAAAAGAACCTGGTTTTGGAGCCGCAGTCGGCAGAAATACTGGATGAAGGGCGAGTCTTCTGGACATGTACAGATTGTGAAAGAGGTCATTACTGACTGCGATCAGGACACACTTTTGATCAAGGTGGAACAGGTGGGACCCGGAGCATGTCACACTGGGCACCGGTCTTGTTTCCATCATCCCTTGGGCGAGGGGACACCTGATACAATCGGTGAGGTAACCTTCGATGTGAATGCAGTCTATGGTAAAGAGAATGTCCTAGAGAAGCTGTACGAGAACATAAAAGAGGGTGATCTTGAAAAGATCAATACCCGGCTTCTTGATGTCGCGGGCAAGATTGTGGCCGGAGAGGACAGCCCAAAGGATCTAATCTGTCACTCATCGGAACTGTTGTTAGGCCTACTGTCACTCCTAAAGGCACGACAGATCTCCGTGGACGAGCTTTTGGTAGAGCTAAACACCCGTGACTTATAA
- the pcrA gene encoding DNA helicase PcrA gives MNLLSGLNERQKEAVTCGDGPLLVIAGAGSGKTRVLTFRIAYLIGQMGVAPWQILAVTFTNKAASEMKERIESLVGTHTDIWIGTFHATCVQILRRDISHLGLKSNFVIYDTQDQKAAIRSCIANLDLDSKQYEPNAVLGAISKAKNKLLNPTQYGETATDHYEKTIARIYRSYQEVLRRYNACDFDDLLVYTVQLLEEYPAVLAKYQDRFRWILVDEYQDTNHAQYKMINLLAAKHRNICVVGDADQSIYAFRGADFRNILDFTKDYPEAKVVKLEQNYRSTQNILEAANHVIRNNSERPDKKLWTDNGPGDQLFLFTGEDERDEARFVVGEIIRIGDYQNTAILYRTHAQSRALEEEFMYRGVPYTILGGTRFYERKEIKDLLAYLRIVVNEDDDFSLQRIINVPRRGIGPATLEKIQRYAEENGLSLYEAITKPRGIDGLGPRVCGALEVLTRLVEDCKRMLLDGKSITEVTEKIMQDSGYLASLREEKTPEAEAREENLKELLTVTKQFDLQEQSGDLAVFLEQVTLVSDVDNWDDEADAVSMMTLHSAKGLEFSYVFMVGMEDGMFPNSRCAFDPGQLEEERRLCYVGITRAMQRLYLTCARYRTIYGMTRNSMPSQFISEIPGELLEEVGAVRGPRLKEPQPRHIASFAPGEKIKHKVFGVGTVVNAANNEITVAFPERGVKVLDLDYAPVEKV, from the coding sequence TTGAACCTGCTTTCTGGACTGAATGAACGGCAGAAAGAGGCGGTAACATGTGGGGATGGCCCCTTATTGGTTATCGCGGGAGCAGGCAGTGGGAAAACGAGAGTGCTCACCTTTAGAATTGCTTATTTGATTGGGCAGATGGGAGTTGCCCCTTGGCAAATCCTAGCAGTGACCTTTACCAACAAGGCGGCCTCCGAGATGAAGGAACGGATTGAGAGTCTTGTTGGTACCCATACAGATATCTGGATTGGTACCTTTCATGCCACTTGCGTGCAAATTCTACGACGGGATATTTCTCACTTAGGCCTCAAATCTAACTTTGTAATCTATGATACCCAAGATCAGAAGGCGGCAATTCGCAGTTGCATTGCTAACCTTGACCTAGATAGCAAGCAGTATGAGCCTAATGCGGTATTAGGCGCGATCAGTAAAGCGAAGAACAAGCTCTTAAATCCAACGCAGTATGGAGAAACAGCCACCGATCACTATGAGAAGACCATTGCCCGGATTTACCGCAGCTATCAGGAGGTCCTTAGACGTTACAACGCCTGTGACTTCGATGATCTACTGGTTTACACCGTCCAATTACTTGAAGAGTATCCCGCGGTTTTGGCCAAGTACCAAGACCGATTTCGGTGGATCCTGGTGGATGAATATCAGGATACTAATCATGCCCAGTACAAAATGATCAACCTGTTAGCGGCGAAGCATCGGAATATTTGTGTAGTGGGCGATGCGGATCAGTCCATATATGCTTTTCGGGGCGCAGATTTTCGTAACATCCTTGACTTTACCAAGGATTATCCTGAGGCTAAGGTGGTCAAGCTTGAGCAGAACTACCGTTCTACGCAGAATATACTTGAGGCCGCCAACCACGTCATTAGGAATAATTCGGAGCGACCGGATAAGAAACTTTGGACAGACAATGGACCGGGGGACCAACTCTTCTTATTTACCGGCGAGGATGAGCGGGATGAGGCCAGATTTGTCGTGGGGGAGATCATACGGATCGGTGATTACCAGAACACAGCGATTCTTTACCGGACCCATGCTCAATCCAGGGCCTTGGAGGAGGAATTCATGTACCGGGGAGTACCCTATACGATCTTAGGGGGTACACGCTTCTATGAGCGCAAAGAGATCAAGGACCTGCTAGCGTATTTGCGGATTGTGGTTAACGAAGACGATGATTTTAGCCTGCAAAGAATTATTAATGTGCCCCGCCGGGGTATCGGACCGGCTACATTGGAGAAAATACAAAGGTATGCAGAGGAAAACGGGCTTTCGCTCTATGAAGCGATTACCAAGCCGCGGGGTATTGACGGACTAGGTCCTCGGGTCTGTGGTGCCCTTGAGGTCTTAACCCGCTTAGTTGAGGACTGCAAGAGAATGCTATTGGATGGTAAGTCAATCACCGAGGTGACCGAGAAGATCATGCAGGATTCGGGCTATTTGGCTTCCCTCCGTGAGGAGAAAACCCCCGAGGCTGAGGCCAGGGAGGAGAACCTCAAGGAATTGCTAACAGTCACCAAGCAATTCGACCTACAGGAGCAGTCCGGTGATCTTGCCGTATTCTTGGAACAGGTTACTCTCGTTTCCGATGTGGATAACTGGGATGATGAAGCCGATGCGGTAAGCATGATGACCCTGCATTCCGCTAAAGGCCTTGAATTTTCCTATGTCTTTATGGTTGGGATGGAGGATGGCATGTTCCCCAACTCCCGCTGTGCCTTTGATCCTGGACAACTTGAGGAAGAACGGCGCCTTTGCTATGTGGGGATTACTAGAGCGATGCAGCGACTGTACCTAACTTGTGCCCGGTACCGGACCATCTATGGGATGACGCGCAACAGTATGCCCTCCCAGTTCATCAGTGAGATTCCAGGGGAACTCCTTGAAGAGGTGGGCGCGGTGCGGGGACCCCGGTTAAAGGAGCCCCAACCTAGACATATCGCCAGTTTTGCTCCGGGAGAAAAGATCAAGCACAAGGTTTTCGGGGTTGGTACAGTAGTCAATGCAGCGAATAATGAGATTACCGTAGCTTTTCCTGAGCGAGGAGTTAAGGTATTGGATTTAGATTACGCACCGGTTGAGAAGGTATGA